A single Fusarium oxysporum Fo47 chromosome IV, complete sequence DNA region contains:
- a CDS encoding uncharacterized protein (expressed protein), whose protein sequence is MAGGKKLWAAQRLGPNDVKVLYPGYIENFPTDFKNNPDYAGSDNIVSFAVEQGWWNKTSGKPFNIFDVYGPQDPRYKARDGGYKFMSQAALENATLAMVPVTEAKMMERVRDPRIADDEAGYGQVVSLHDGIDRDMLRIWNAPATSVAAPFVPWWLGVQSVPPEFGEHRYLTTGASSSFLNPDYQLQEASEFAGRIFKRVLYYMCSDPNKYHPIVTEMFENFESASRVQVEGWVEKTALTMIKQGERKAAQSLLTYYSHTRAAEALEVGHTLNNALDGYIKLTGKWRGPKGDQINDSGEGNETVNCLVGFDPDKPRYLQGNN, encoded by the coding sequence ATGGCGGGCGGCAAGAAGCTATGGGCTGCCCAACGTCTTGGTCCGAATGATGTCAAGGTCCTCTACCCAGGCTACATCGAGAACTTCCCCACCGACTTCAAGAACAACCCCGACTATGCTGGATCTGACAACATTGTGTCATTTGCTGTTGAGCAGGGCTGGTGGAACAAGACTTCCGGCAAACCGTTCAACATCTTCGACGTCTATGGTCCTCAGGATCCTCGATACAAGGCTCGTGATGGAGGCTACAAATTCATGTCGCAGGCAGCTCTGGAAAACGCCACCCTTGCGATGGTTCCTGTGACTGAagccaagatgatggagagaGTTCGAGATCCTCGCATTGcggatgatgaagctggctATGGACAAGTCGTCAGTCTCCATGATGGAATCGACCGGGATATGCTACGAATCTGGAACGCGCCAGCGACTTCTGTGGCAGCGCCTTTCGTTCCATGGTGGCTAGGCGTTCAGTCCGTCCCCCCAGAGTTCGGTGAGCATCGATATTTGACGACTGGCGCTTCAAGCAGCTTTCTTAACCCGGACTATCAACTGCAAGAAGCGTCGGAGTTTGCTGGCCGCATATTCAAGCGTGTGCTGTATTACATGTGCTCAGATCCCAACAAATACCATCCCATCGTCACGGAGATGTTTGAGAACTTCGAGAGCGCATCCCGCGTCCAGGTTGAAGGCTGGGTGGAAAAGACAGCCTTGACTATGATCAAgcaaggagaaagaaaagcgGCACAGAGTTTGTTGACGTATTACTCACATACTCGTGCGGCTGAGGCCCTCGAAGTCGGACATACGTTGAACAATGCTTTGGATGGGTATATCAAGTTGACAGGGAAGTGGCGTGGACCCAAGGGCGATCAGATCAATGATAGTGGTGAGGGTAACGAGACGGTCAATTGTCTTGTCGGATTTGACCCAGATAAGCCTAGATATCTCCAAGGCAACAACTAG
- a CDS encoding mitochondrial carrier domain-containing protein — translation MATKQSEVPNFTISDYVKFFGAGALAATSTHGAVTPIDVVKTRIQVDDALKGYNMLSAGRSIVAKEGASALLTGFGPTAVGYLVQGGAKFAGYEFFKKKYITMLGGPEKAVDHRTGVYLTASASAEFFADILLCPLEATRIRLVSQRGYADGLLSGFTRMAREEGFKGFYSGFVPLLFKQIPFAVGQFSVHEAVNEVIYRAMGPERKQKLTQLESTGVELTSGITAGAAAAILSHPADTLLSAINKGAGDKSQGATSRMFQLAKEFGPKRLLLTGLGPRIVMTCGLVGAQFVVYAQCKALTGAPPSIEIHKEESL, via the exons atggctacGAAACAGTCGGAAGTCCCCAACTTCACCATCAGCGATTACGTCAAGTTCTTTGGCGCAGGCGCCCTCGCCGCGACGTCTACTCATGGT GCTGTCACGCCAATTGATGTCGTAAAGACACGAATTCAGGTCGACGATGCCTTGAAGGGATACAACATGCTCTCGGCTGGTCGCAGCATCGTCGCCAAGGAGGGTGCTTCAGCGCTACTGACTGGCTTCGGCCCAACTGCAGTAGGCTACCTCGTACAAGGCGGTGCCAAGTTCGCTGGTTAcgagttcttcaagaagaagtaCATCACTATGCTTGGAGGTCCTGAGAAGGCTGTCGATCATCGAACGGGCGTTTATCTCACTGCCAGTGCATCAGCCGAGTTCTTTGCTGATATTCTTCTGTGTCCACTCGAGGCCACGCGAATTCGACTCGTTTCGCAGAGGGGATATGCCGATGGTTTGCTTTCGGGTTTCACAAGAATGGCGCGTGAGGAGGGCTTCAAGGGCTTCTACTCTGGCTTTGTTCCTCTGTTGTTCAAGCAGATTCCCTTCGCTGTTGGCCAATTCTCTGTTCATGAGGCCGTCAACGAGGTCATCTACCGCGCAATGGGCCCCGAGCGAAAGCAGAAGCTCACACAGCTTGAGTCAACCGGAGTAGAGCTTACATCTGGTATCACCGCCGGTGCTGCTGCCGCCATTCTCTCTCACCCTGCCGATACTCTCTTatcagccatcaacaagggCGCTGGTGATAAGAGCCAGGGCGCGACAAGTCGCATGTTCCAACTTGCGAAAGAATTCGGACCTAAGCGATTACTTCTGACTGGACTGGGACCTCGTATCGTCATGACATGCGGTCTCGTCGGCGCTCAATTCGTGGTATACGCTCAATGCAAGGCCCTCACAGGCGCACCACCAAGCATTGAGATTCACAAAGAGGAGTCTCTATGA
- a CDS encoding LETM1-like protein-domain-containing protein: protein MSASSNVARRAVARNPLMGNARALSRGVTPALLGRHVSRNVKVPAIALLIPRSMSTDHHRHDPSSSGPPPGFNAEQAKKPLPKDSAGSVVAKKEDKKLDPNPKDAAVLKPADASAEAKADTEVVATKEGVMEKGDAAQKAKEEKKLTLWEKVKKEAHHYWDGSKLLAAEVKISWRLALKMAAGYELTRRENKQLQRTVQDLGRLVPFSVFIIVPLGEALLPLALKLFPNMLPSTFEGQKSKEAKATLLRSTRKEVSQFLRQTLGESGLPVSQATTQKEEFSNFFRKVRATGETPTAEDVIKVCKVFRDDLTLDNLSRPQLVSMCKYMNLNTFGTDMMLRYQIRHRMRQIKRDDKAISYEGVDSLTVAELQAACAARGIRTHSVSPARMRADLQTWLDLRLKEGVPSTLLVLSNAYMYGQGSGEGYNQIDALIGVMSAIPEELYHEIELEVHSAEGAATNKQRLEVIKEQQDLIEDEAEQDQASQSSGFATPRDTDDIDEKEERLAQAQAEGLGKKQVSEMVEAEMELAKAAESAASLEREIHASSGASKEQK, encoded by the exons ATGAGCGCTTCCTCCAATGTCGCTCGCCGGGCGGTTGCCCGGAACCCTTTGATGGGCAATG CCCGAGCTCTGTCACGGGGTGTTACTCCTGCCCTCCTCGGTCGCCACGTCAGTCGTAACGTCAAAGTCCCTGCCATTGCTCTGTTGATCCCTCGATCGATGAGTACCGATCATCACCGACACGACCCCAGTTCTTCTGGCCCGCCCCCGGGATTCAATGCCGAGCAGGCTAAGAAGCCGCTTCCCAAGGATTCCGCAGGCTCTGTTGTTGCTAAGaaggaggacaagaagctcgaccCGAACCCCAAGGACGCTGCTGTACTGAAGCCCGCCGATGCCTCTGCCGAAGCCAAGGCCGATACAGAAGTTGTGGCCACCAAGGAGGGTGTGATGGAGAAAGGCGATGCTGCTcaaaaggccaaggaggagaagaaacttACTCTCTgggagaaggtcaagaaggaggctcACCACTACTGGGATGGATCTAAGCTGCTCGCCGCTGAGGTCAAGATCAGCTGGCGGTTGGCCCTCAAGATGGCTGCCGGATACGAGCTCACCCGACGTGAGAACAAGCAACTTCAGCGAACAGTCCAGGATCTTGGTCGTTTAGTGCCCTTCTCCGTCTTCATTATCGTTCCTCTGGGTGAGGCACTTCTGCCGCTTGCCCTCAAACTCTTCCCCAACATGCTCCCCAGCACATTCGAGGGACAAAAGTCAaaggaggccaaggccaCGCTCCTCCGATCCACACGCAAGGAAGTCAGCCAATTCTTAAGACAAACACTCGGCGAGTCCGGCTTGCCAGTGAGTCAAGCAACAACACAAAAAGAGGAgttctccaacttcttccgCAAAGTTCGCGCCACTGGCGAGACACCCACAGCCGAGGATGTTATCAAGGTCTGCAAGGTCTTCCGCGATGATTTGACCCTCGACAACTTGTCACGACCTCAGCTCGTTTCCATGTGCAAGTATATGAACCTTAACACATTCGGTACCGACATGATGCTCCGATATCAGATTCGCCACCGTATGCGACAGATCAAGCGCGACGACAAGGCCATCAGCTACGAGGGCGTTGACAGTCTGACCGTTGCCGAGCTCCAGGCTGCTTGTGCTGCTCGTGGTATCCGAACACACAGTGTCTCCCCCGCCCGCATGCGAGCGGACCTTCAGACTTGGCTCGATCTCCGACTCAAGGAGGGTGTTCCCTCAACACTTCTCGTTCTGAGCAACGCCTATATGTACGGCCAAGGCTCAGGTGAGGGTTACAACCAGATTGATGCTCTCATTGGTGTCATGTCTGCCATTCCCGAGGAGCTGTACCACGAGATCGAGCTTGAGGTGCACAGCGCCGAGGGTGCTGCCACTAACAAGCAGCGACTCGAGGTCATCAAGGAGCAGCAGGATCTCATTGAGGACGAGGCGGAGCAGGACCAGGCCAGTCAAAGCTCCGGTTTCGCCACTCCCCGAGACACAGATGATatcgatgagaaggaggagagatTGGCCCAGGCTCAAGCCGAGGGTCTCGGCAAGAAGCAAGTTAGCGAGATGGTCGAGGCCGAGATGGAgttggccaaggctgctgagtcTGCTGCATCACTAGAGCGGGAGATTCACGCCAGCTCTGGGGCCTCCAAGGAGCAGAAGTAG
- a CDS encoding uncharacterized protein (expressed protein) → MLPPCNLVLSLCLFFIQSNSVLNMSSISKKQKELPAHSWLTASVLCVRGRLQCMRRRLCPECLTSESILG, encoded by the coding sequence ATGTTGCCGCCTTGTAATCTAGTTCTTTCACTATGCCTCTTTTTTATTCAGAGTAATTCTGTACTCAACATGTCCTCGATTTCGAAAAAACAAAAAGAGCTTCCTGCTCACTCTTGGCTGACCGCTTCAGTCTTGTGCGTTCGAGGCAGGTTGCAGTGCATGAGAAGACGACTCTGTCCGGAATGCTTAACATCCGAAAGCATCCTCGGCTAA
- a CDS encoding peptidase S8/S53 domain-containing protein has protein sequence MKIASLLSLAGFTALAHGSRPARDYALNDYYVLHLDTTTTPDQVASRLGFAHEGQLGSLDDHHVFRARKAEHDIVKREITERKRRKRDLGGSDPVDGILLSKKQQARQHLFKREIPPPPKGYVPQLGRRESPVEARDLMSKYQASIMKELDIQDPIFKEQWHLLNPTQVGHDVNVTGLWLDGITGKNVTVAVIDDGLDMHSDDLKPNYFAAGSWDFNDNDPEPAPVLDEDRHGTRCAGEVAAARNDVCGIGVAYDSKVAGLRILSKLISDADEAEAMMYKYDDNHIYSCSWGPSDDGQTMEAPDVVIRRAMLKAIQKGRRGLGSIYVFASGNGAGQGDNCNFDGYTNSIYSITIGAVDRTGLHPYYAEECSAQLVVTYSSGSGDAIHTTDVGKNSCYKAHGGTSAAAPLAAGIFALALQVRPELTWRDLQYIAMDTAIPIEGDESNQQNTTIGKKFSHVFGYGKIDSWALVEKAKDWPLVKPQSWYFSPWVHVKKSIPEGRDGLSVTLEVTEDMLKGSNLARVEHITVTMNVEHTRRGDLSVDLISPDNVVSHLAVARRGDAKEEGYIDWTFMSVAHWGESGVGKWTIIVRDTEKNSFKGSFTDWRLKLWGEAIDADKATLLPMPNADDDKDHDKIVSTTTIAASTTSAPPATKPTLIEHPTDHPERPNKPARPTGTDEEEPSSTQESAEESTTASSSWVSWLPTFGASKTAQVWIYGAVGLIAAFCIGLGIYFWIARRRRLRNTSHNNYEFELIDEEEAEGLRAGEKAAGGKARRTRGGELYDAFAEGSDDEQFEDYRDDREQSRDRLAGDDTQHYAVGEDSDSDEESEEESSDDEKGETRPLGGR, from the exons ATGAAGATTGCTTCGCTGTTGAGCCTCGCCGGCTTCACGGCTTTGGCTCATGGCTCCAGACCGGCACGAGATTACGCATTAAACGATTATTATGTTCTGCACCTCGATACGACAACGACGCCCGACCAAGTCGCTAGTCGACTCGGATTTGCCCACGAGGGCCAGCTTGGTTCGCTCGACGACCATCATGTTTTCCGCGCCCGCAAGGCCGAACACGACATTGTGAAGAGAGAAATAAcagagagaaagagaaggaagcgaGATCTGGGAGGCTCTGATCCAGTTGATGGTATTCTTTTGTCAAAGAAGCAACAAGCACGACAACACCTGTTCAAGCGAGAGATCCCTCCACCGCCAAAAGGCTATGTCCCCCAACTGGGCCGCCGCGAATCACCGGTCGAAGCTCGAGACCTGATGAGCAAATACCAGGCGTCAATTATGAAGGAGCTGGACATCCAAGACCCCATCTTCAAGGAGCAGTGGCATCTATTGAACCCCACTCAAGTCGGCCACGATGTCAATGTCACTGGCCTTTGGCTGGATGGTATTACCGGAAAGAACGTTACTGTGGCCGTGATTGACGACGGTCTTGATATGCATAGCGATGATCTCAAGCCCAACTATTTCGCCGCTGGCTCTTGGGATTTCAACGACAACGACCCCGAACCTGCCCCTGTTTTGGACGAGGACCGACACGGTACACGCTGCGCTGGTGAAGTGGCAGCTGCGCGCAACGATGTCTGCGGTATCGGTGTCGCATATGATTCCAAGGTCGCCGGCCTTCGAATTCTTAGTAAGCTCATCAGCGATGCCGACGAAGCGGAAGCTATGATGTACAAATACGACGACAACCATATCTACTCTTGCTCATGGGGTCCGTCTGATGATGGTCAAACCATGGAGGCGCCCGATGTAGTGATTCGAAGAGCTATGCTCAAGGCGATTCAAAAGGGACGTCGTGGTCTTGGTTCCATCTACGTTTTTGCCAGTGGTAATGGTGCTGGTCAAGGCGATAACTGCAACTTCGATGGATACACCAACTCAATCTACAGCATTACCATTGGTGCTGTTGACCGAACTGGACTTCATCCCTACTACGCTGAGGAGTGCTCTGCTCAATTGGTTGTTACATACAGCAGTGGAAGCGGGGATGCTATT CACACAACCGATGTCGGAAAGAACAGCTGTTACAAGGCTCACGGTGGTACATCTGCTGCCGCGCCACTTGCTGCTGGTATTTTTGCTCTGGCGCTTCAGGTTCGCCCCGAGCTCACATGGAGAGACTTACAATACATCGCCATGGACACGGCCATCCCGATTGAAGGTGACGAGTCCAACCAGCAGAATACCACGATTGGCAAGAAGTTCAGCCACGTCTTCGGTTATGGAAAGATTGACTCTTGGGCTTTGGTTGAGAAAGCCAAGGATTGGCCGCTGGTCAAGCCACAGTCATGGTATTTCTCTCCTTGGGTTCATGTCAAGAAGTCGATCCCTGAGGGTCGAGATGGTTTGAGTGTGACGCTTGAAGTTACCGAGGACATGCTCAAGGGCTCCAACCTCGCTCGTGTTGAGCACATCACTGTTACTATGAACGTCGAGCACACTCGACGTGGTGACCTGAGCGTTGACTTGATCAGCCCTGACAATGTGGTCAGCCATCTTGCGGTCGCCCGACGAGGCGATGCCAAGGAGGAGGGATATATCGATTGGACTTTTATGAGTGTTGCTCACTG GGGTGAAAGTGGTGTCGGCAAGTGGACTATCATTGTCCGTGACACTGAGAAGAACTCATTCAAGGGCAGCTTTACCGACTGGCGCCTGAAGCTATGGGGTGAAGCTATTGATGCAGACAAGGCAACTCTATTACCCATGCCTAACGCAGATGACGACAAGGACCACGATAAGATTGTGTCTACCACAACAATTGCTGCTTCTACAACCTCAGCTCCTCCTGCTACCAAGCCTACTCTCATTGAACATCCTACTGATCACCCTGAACGTCCCAACAAGCCCGCTCGACCTACCGGCACCGACGAGGAAGAGCCCTCAAGCACCCAAGAGTCTGCCGAGGAATCGACtacagcttcatcatcctgGGTCTCTTGGCTCCCCACCTTCGGCGCCTCCAAGACAGCACAGGTCTGGATCTATGGCGCAGTCGGTCTCATCGCAGCCTTCTGCATCGGCCTTGGTATCTACTTCTGGATTGCCCGTCGCCGTCGTCTCCGCAACACCTCCCACAACAACTACGAATTCGAACTCatcgacgaagaagaggctgagggTCTTCGAGCCGGCGAAAAGGCCGCCGGCGGTAAGGCCCGCAGGACTCGTGGCGGAGAGTTGTACGATGCTTTTGCCGAGGGCAGTGATGATGAGCAGTTTGAAGACTACAGAGATGATCGTGAGCAATCTCGTGATAGATTGGCTGGTGATGATACGCAGCATTATGCTGTGGGAGAAGACAGTGACAGCGATGAGGAGAGTGAGGAAGAGAgtagtgatgatgagaagggtgAGACGAGACCATTGGGTGGACGTTGA